AGGTCGAGCCGTGCCGCCACGGTCTCGGTGATCAGGGATGTCATCCGTGCATCGCCTCTCCTCGCAGGGATGGTCGGGGGGTGCGGGCGGACGATCCCGCCCGCACCCTCTGTCAGGTCGCGATGGCGGCGGCTCCGCCGATGATCGCGATGATGTAGCTCGCGTGCTCCCACCACTCGAGCGGGGTGTCGATCTGTTCGAGTTCCAGGAACTCCAGCGACGTGGTCTGCAACGTGCACCTCCTAGGTCAGAGCGAGAATTCCGATGATCACGCCCACGGCGAAGCCGCGGATGTAGTCGTCGGCATCGCCCGGCGCATCCATGGCCTCGAGTTCGGTGAACTCGAGCGCCGGCAGTGCTGCGGTCATGCGTCCCTCCTTCCTCTGTCTGATCC
This genomic stretch from Microbacterium sp. Nx66 harbors:
- the mpaA3 gene encoding MpaA3 family daptide-type RiPP; translation: MQTTSLEFLELEQIDTPLEWWEHASYIIAIIGGAAAIAT
- the mpaA2 gene encoding MpaA2 family daptide-type RiPP, with protein sequence MTAALPALEFTELEAMDAPGDADDYIRGFAVGVIIGILALT